A part of Microbulbifer sp. MI-G genomic DNA contains:
- a CDS encoding transposase domain-containing protein, translated as MSTIQSLITTCKLQDIDLYTYLTDILLRVEQHPSRAVADLSP; from the coding sequence GTGAGCACCATCCAAAGCCTGATCACTACCTGCAAGCTGCAGGATATCGATTTGTATACTTATCTCACGGATATACTGTTGCGCGTTGAGCAGCATCCATCCAGAGCAGTTGCGGATCTGTCACCATGA